In Methylomonas sp. ZR1, one DNA window encodes the following:
- a CDS encoding ABC transporter ATP-binding protein/permease, translating into MQFVRLAGPFWCSENKTTIRTLSAFLVALTVAQIAVSVIITEWSADLFDALEQRSMSRLFTQVGLIVLIFIANMAITATHLVVKRRLQLSWRGWLTDKLIGQWMRDGRHYLVTHLPGQHDNPDGRIAEDVRISTEYAIDLLHTFFYCVLLLTSFTEILWTLSGTVTVNLGLVEIPVQGHLVWLALIYAASASTLGWWIGKPLTMATDNRQTVEANFRFALVKARENAQAIALIHGERHENPHFHHLFGNIVDAWNQQTHAWQRITMFSSGYSILSMAFPILVSAPRFILGTISLGALMQSAQAFQQMVAALSWPVDNMGKVAEWRASVERVLGLSKALEQLEREIAKPDPYRIRLVKSDKSVLAFRDLCISRLDRIVCVSTLNEEIKAGERVLIAGNAFSGNKLFKAIAGLWPWGEGIIELPDDETMFFMPPRPYLPTGTLRASICYPSNPSTFDQQILENALQLAGVKELEEQLDQVADWEKNLEREQQQRLGLVRLLLHKPKWILMQEAFDSLDPDSEVDMVNLIHKRLTDSAVLTITKVPNIQALYKRRITLC; encoded by the coding sequence ATGCAATTCGTCCGATTAGCCGGCCCCTTCTGGTGCTCGGAAAATAAGACGACCATTCGGACCTTATCGGCGTTTTTGGTCGCGTTAACAGTGGCGCAAATTGCGGTGTCGGTCATTATTACCGAATGGAGCGCGGATTTATTCGATGCCTTGGAGCAGCGCTCTATGTCGAGGCTGTTTACCCAAGTTGGGCTGATCGTCTTGATTTTTATCGCGAATATGGCAATCACGGCAACCCATTTGGTCGTCAAACGTCGCTTGCAACTGAGCTGGAGGGGGTGGCTAACCGATAAATTGATCGGGCAATGGATGCGCGACGGCCGGCATTATCTGGTTACCCACTTACCGGGTCAGCACGATAATCCTGACGGACGCATCGCCGAAGATGTCCGCATTTCCACTGAATACGCAATCGATCTGTTACACACTTTCTTTTACTGCGTGCTGTTGTTGACCAGTTTTACCGAGATCCTTTGGACCTTGTCGGGGACCGTTACGGTAAATCTAGGTTTGGTCGAAATCCCGGTTCAAGGCCATTTGGTCTGGTTGGCGCTGATTTACGCCGCTAGCGCATCCACGCTGGGTTGGTGGATAGGTAAGCCGCTCACCATGGCTACCGACAATAGACAGACCGTGGAAGCCAATTTCCGCTTCGCGCTGGTCAAAGCCCGGGAGAATGCGCAAGCCATTGCCTTGATCCACGGTGAGCGCCATGAGAATCCGCATTTTCATCATTTATTCGGAAACATTGTCGATGCCTGGAATCAACAAACCCATGCCTGGCAGCGGATCACCATGTTCAGTTCCGGTTATTCGATATTGTCTATGGCATTTCCTATCTTGGTGTCGGCGCCGCGCTTTATTCTCGGTACGATCAGCCTGGGAGCGTTGATGCAATCCGCGCAGGCGTTCCAGCAAATGGTCGCGGCTTTGTCCTGGCCGGTTGACAATATGGGTAAAGTGGCGGAATGGCGGGCCTCTGTCGAGCGAGTTTTGGGATTGAGCAAGGCCCTGGAGCAATTGGAACGCGAAATAGCCAAGCCCGACCCCTATCGGATTCGCTTGGTGAAAAGCGACAAATCCGTATTGGCGTTTCGCGATTTATGCATTTCGCGGTTGGACAGAATCGTCTGCGTGTCCACTCTCAATGAAGAAATCAAGGCCGGAGAGCGGGTGTTGATTGCCGGCAATGCGTTTTCCGGTAACAAGCTGTTCAAAGCCATAGCAGGTCTGTGGCCATGGGGCGAAGGCATAATTGAATTGCCGGATGATGAAACCATGTTTTTTATGCCGCCGCGTCCTTATCTGCCTACCGGCACCTTGCGCGCATCAATTTGCTACCCATCCAATCCCTCCACTTTCGATCAACAGATACTTGAAAATGCCCTTCAACTGGCCGGAGTGAAAGAGTTGGAGGAACAGCTCGACCAGGTTGCGGATTGGGAAAAGAATCTTGAGCGCGAACAACAACAACGCTTGGGCTTGGTGCGGCTGTTGTTGCACAAACCCAAATGGATATTGATGCAGGAAGCCTTTGATTCGCTCGACCCTGACAGCGAAGTGGACATGGTCAATCTAATCCATAAAAGGCTCACGGATTCCGCTGTCCTGACCATCACCAAGGTGCCCAATATACAGGCCTTGTACAAGCGGCGGATTACGCTCTGCTAA
- a CDS encoding glycoside hydrolase family 5 protein: MSANKLRGVNLGGWLVLEKWMTPSLFAGLNARDETSWCVELGREAETRLQQHWQTFITRADFAWLAQVGINAVRIPVGYWLFAADYPYHHSFGAVRFPFVGGGIQVLDRAFDWAEEFGLKVVVDLHAAPGCQNGFDNGGIQDVCEWHTQNSYIDYSLETLERLAQRYGKHAALHGIEILNEPRWDVDTELLKRYTEAAYWRIRRHCPAEQVAVIFHDGFRSFREYAGFLQSPEHGNVIFDIHRYQCFVQDDIDRDIYRHLQKVVCDWKAEADEIISGLGLPTYVGEWSLGLDAKLAALWAEGPFDHVHTQMDDMQFDIACRGYAAAQLAVFEKYLGWFFWSYKTENMPQWNFRECVERGWLPGKYA, from the coding sequence ATGTCTGCCAATAAACTGCGCGGGGTCAATCTGGGCGGTTGGTTGGTTTTAGAAAAATGGATGACGCCCAGTTTGTTTGCCGGGTTGAATGCCAGGGACGAGACCAGTTGGTGCGTCGAATTGGGCCGCGAAGCCGAAACCCGTTTGCAGCAACATTGGCAAACCTTCATCACCCGCGCCGACTTTGCCTGGTTGGCGCAAGTCGGGATCAATGCGGTACGCATCCCGGTTGGCTATTGGCTGTTCGCAGCCGATTATCCCTATCATCATAGTTTCGGCGCCGTGCGATTTCCTTTTGTCGGCGGCGGCATACAGGTGCTTGACCGGGCTTTCGATTGGGCTGAAGAATTTGGCTTAAAGGTCGTTGTCGATCTCCATGCCGCTCCCGGCTGTCAGAACGGTTTCGATAATGGCGGCATCCAGGACGTTTGCGAGTGGCATACTCAAAACAGCTATATCGACTATTCCCTGGAGACCCTCGAGAGATTGGCCCAGCGTTACGGCAAACACGCGGCTTTGCACGGAATTGAGATCTTAAACGAGCCGCGCTGGGATGTGGATACTGAACTGTTGAAACGTTACACCGAAGCCGCTTATTGGCGCATTCGCCGCCATTGTCCGGCCGAACAGGTGGCGGTGATATTTCATGATGGTTTCCGGTCGTTTCGCGAATACGCCGGTTTTTTACAGTCGCCCGAGCATGGTAATGTGATCTTTGACATACACCGTTATCAATGTTTTGTACAGGACGATATCGACAGGGATATTTATCGGCATCTGCAAAAAGTGGTTTGCGATTGGAAAGCAGAAGCTGACGAGATTATCAGCGGCCTGGGTTTGCCGACCTACGTCGGCGAATGGAGTTTGGGGTTGGATGCAAAACTGGCGGCGCTTTGGGCCGAGGGGCCTTTCGATCATGTCCATACGCAGATGGACGACATGCAGTTCGATATCGCTTGTCGCGGCTACGCGGCCGCCCAACTGGCCGTGTTCGAAAAGTATCTGGGCTGGTTTTTCTGGAGTTATAAAACCGAGAATATGCCGCAATGGAATTTTCGGGAATGCGTCGAGCGTGGCTGGTTACCGGGTAAGTATGCTTGA
- a CDS encoding molybdenum cofactor biosynthesis protein MoaE, whose amino-acid sequence MNTIKLSGEIFDPWQELADFQTQAVDMAGKYGATGVFVGTMRDFNQGDEVRGMYLEHYPGMTEKQLQRIVEQAQSQWQLLEVLLIHRIGQVWPNDTLVLVAVWSAHRGDAFDASRFIMENLKSQAPFWKRETLESGQTRWVEKNSDGYLKQP is encoded by the coding sequence ATGAATACCATCAAACTCAGCGGCGAGATTTTCGACCCCTGGCAAGAACTGGCCGATTTTCAAACCCAGGCTGTCGACATGGCCGGCAAATACGGCGCCACCGGTGTCTTTGTCGGCACCATGCGTGACTTTAATCAAGGCGACGAGGTACGCGGTATGTACCTGGAGCATTATCCAGGGATGACCGAAAAACAATTACAGCGTATTGTCGAACAAGCCCAAAGTCAGTGGCAATTGTTGGAGGTGTTGCTGATTCATCGCATCGGCCAGGTATGGCCCAACGATACGCTGGTGCTGGTGGCAGTGTGGTCCGCGCATCGCGGTGACGCTTTTGACGCCAGCCGCTTCATTATGGAAAACTTGAAAAGCCAGGCACCGTTCTGGAAACGGGAAACCTTGGAATCCGGGCAAACACGCTGGGTCGAAAAGAACAGTGACGGCTATCTAAAGCAACCTTAG
- a CDS encoding MoaD/ThiS family protein has product MSIKVLYFASLKDRVGRSYDELTIDAPLTVLEVWHRANPDMDIPDTLLAAVNMEYVGLDAKVSDGDDVAFFPPVTGG; this is encoded by the coding sequence ATGTCGATTAAAGTGCTTTACTTTGCAAGCTTGAAGGATCGCGTCGGCCGCAGCTACGACGAGCTAACAATCGATGCGCCGTTGACAGTGCTCGAGGTCTGGCACCGCGCTAATCCAGACATGGACATACCCGATACGCTATTGGCGGCGGTGAATATGGAGTACGTCGGTCTGGATGCCAAGGTTAGCGACGGCGACGACGTGGCGTTTTTTCCACCGGTGACCGGAGGTTGA
- the moaC gene encoding cyclic pyranopterin monophosphate synthase MoaC translates to MSHSPLTHFNAAGEAHMVDVGDKAITQRQAVCEGYIEMQPETLALIVAGTHKKGDVLGIARIAGIMASKKTADLIPLCHPLPISHVELSLQAQTDLHRVYCQTTVKTTGQTGVEMEALTATQIALLTIYDMCKAVDRGMTIQGVRLLEKSGGKSGHWRRDDA, encoded by the coding sequence ATGTCCCATTCGCCGCTCACTCATTTTAATGCCGCCGGAGAAGCCCATATGGTGGATGTCGGGGATAAGGCCATCACCCAGCGTCAGGCGGTTTGCGAGGGGTACATCGAGATGCAGCCGGAAACCTTGGCACTGATTGTGGCCGGCACCCACAAGAAGGGCGACGTGCTGGGCATCGCCCGCATTGCCGGCATCATGGCCAGTAAAAAAACCGCCGACCTGATTCCCTTATGCCACCCATTGCCGATCAGCCATGTCGAGCTTAGCCTGCAGGCCCAAACCGACCTGCATCGCGTGTATTGTCAAACCACCGTCAAGACTACCGGCCAAACCGGCGTGGAAATGGAAGCCCTCACCGCGACCCAGATTGCTTTGCTGACTATTTACGATATGTGCAAAGCCGTGGATCGCGGTATGACGATTCAAGGGGTGCGCTTGCTGGAAAAAAGCGGCGGCAAATCCGGGCACTGGCGACGGGACGACGCTTAA
- a CDS encoding outer membrane protein assembly factor BamC, with translation MLLRTLTYSLPCLLLVACADAPDKYRDTHHLELPPVLPIEHANPQPAVAADDLKPKSALADLMAFTDEGGKPLLTLKTRPDRAWEMVATALKISNIEVLDKSQEDQRFQVRYDPDTSGKDVGLLRALLNNDYDEAEYTIKLKEERRGLTVNASLTKPEDLEFGEDGSAELIRLLHKAIDEKIINRPPDKKADE, from the coding sequence ATGTTGTTGAGAACGCTGACTTACAGCCTGCCTTGCCTGTTGCTGGTAGCTTGCGCGGATGCGCCGGACAAATACCGCGACACCCACCACCTGGAACTACCGCCGGTTTTACCGATAGAACACGCCAATCCGCAACCGGCAGTGGCTGCCGACGATTTAAAGCCCAAGTCGGCTTTGGCCGATTTGATGGCGTTTACCGACGAAGGGGGCAAGCCTCTGCTTACCTTGAAAACCCGCCCCGACCGGGCTTGGGAAATGGTCGCCACGGCGCTGAAAATCAGCAATATCGAAGTGCTGGATAAAAGCCAGGAAGATCAACGCTTTCAGGTGCGTTATGACCCCGACACCAGCGGCAAAGATGTCGGCTTGTTGCGCGCTTTATTGAATAATGATTACGACGAAGCCGAATACACCATCAAGTTGAAAGAAGAGCGGCGTGGCTTAACCGTCAACGCCAGCCTGACAAAACCGGAAGATTTGGAGTTTGGCGAAGATGGCTCGGCGGAACTGATTCGTTTGCTACACAAAGCCATAGACGAAAAAATCATCAACCGTCCGCCTGACAAGAAGGCCGACGAGTAA
- a CDS encoding carbon-nitrogen hydrolase family protein, which translates to MTICAAIQMASGPQVSANLLEAEKQIAEAVKAGAKLVALPENFAIMGMNEYDKVKVSEQDGNGPIQDFLAATAKKYGIWVIGGTMPMQATAPNKVRAACLIYNEQGERVARYDKVHLFDVSVPDTAEEYRESDSVEAGDASCVIDTPFGRLGVAVCYDLRFPEFFRPMTRQGLDILVIPSAFTAKTGAAHWEVLLRARAIENLCYVIAPNQGGFHMNGRQTYGHSMVIDPWGVVLDCYKTGPGFVSAEVDKSRLEKTRLSFPVLEHRRFFCE; encoded by the coding sequence ATGACCATATGTGCCGCCATCCAGATGGCCTCCGGACCGCAAGTCAGCGCCAATTTGCTTGAAGCCGAGAAACAGATCGCCGAAGCCGTGAAAGCCGGCGCGAAACTGGTAGCCTTGCCGGAAAACTTTGCCATCATGGGTATGAACGAATACGACAAGGTTAAAGTCAGCGAGCAGGATGGAAACGGCCCGATTCAGGATTTTCTGGCCGCCACCGCCAAAAAATACGGCATATGGGTGATAGGCGGCACGATGCCCATGCAAGCCACTGCTCCCAATAAAGTCCGCGCGGCTTGTTTGATCTACAACGAGCAGGGCGAGCGAGTCGCCCGTTACGACAAAGTGCATTTATTCGACGTCAGCGTACCGGATACCGCCGAGGAATACCGCGAATCCGACTCCGTTGAAGCCGGCGACGCCTCCTGCGTGATCGATACGCCGTTCGGCCGGCTGGGTGTGGCGGTTTGCTACGACTTACGCTTTCCGGAATTTTTCCGGCCGATGACCCGGCAAGGCCTGGATATATTGGTGATACCTTCCGCGTTTACCGCCAAAACCGGCGCCGCGCACTGGGAAGTATTGTTGCGGGCCCGCGCCATCGAAAACCTCTGCTACGTCATCGCGCCAAACCAAGGCGGCTTTCATATGAACGGCCGGCAAACCTACGGCCACAGCATGGTAATCGATCCTTGGGGCGTGGTACTGGATTGTTACAAAACCGGCCCGGGCTTTGTCAGCGCCGAAGTCGATAAAAGCCGCCTGGAAAAAACCCGCCTGTCTTTCCCGGTGCTGGAACATAGACGCTTTTTTTGCGAGTGA
- a CDS encoding YhdP family protein encodes MVIHHVTRATRHLLFWSLITIALVLSAVRVFLIDIADYRITLEQKVRETTGIPLHIGKLGANMRGFSPELLLREIAIEGAEAGAKPAIRLQEVRIGIDLLEWLLTQDPMAASWVTLVGAKLDILRNEDGSLSIKGLQSSDGQPLWLLQGGKYEILQSQVTWQDLKRHRPPVTVEHFDLLIKNHYLDQSHEIHLVSSLPEQYGDNLRISAQLDGNIFQANGINGQIYVEGSNLQGPAWLIEDLPLGLHLESGSGDMRIWSQWRDSMPYQVSGYLQGQQIKLGRQQGKPLQLDTFEGNLAWTEQNGRQRWSAYDVNVFANHQRWRDAELYLQQDAQGNLSGVIKQLNLQALMHLIPPFLTAEQTDWAKWLSLNPRGTLRDLSFYAESNQQRYALNGHFSQLGNDAQGDVPQLQELSGSIIAGDQGGQLIFDSTNAKFNAPQMFRSSLDVPRLQGRINWRQTDSDWQIASENLQLDSAAFHTQTHLQLSIPKNDDSAVIDMRTRFDNFKDISNVPQYLPAKIMGKDAVAWLDDAFIGGHIDKGEMRLNGRLADFPFTNGPGLFEVVFEIDDGEIQFNALWPHLRAVHADVQFLGADLNVAINGGHSENVDINQAVVSIPDLANSDYVYVLGQVQSKLPQSLQYLQKTTLRAKIDPLAKVLAPDGHTQVDLDLKIAYYETLPTTVKVDAHLDKARLLVKPVDLAVNDISGVLRFTEDRVSSNRLEGSTLGYPIHAILQSDASATQILIDGTTDIKRLEKQFSFLKNQVADGSLNYQTVLTLPYDAAKPSTLSINSNLQGVTINTQDALAKSADQEQALNLSFIFNNSPYLPLKITYGKELNAALLIDGKQNQLHSGHIVFGRNSADFYEPVGLKLEIKQPQFKLSDALAAFSDNETQQRLPALKEVILDTEQLIWQGQNIGALKCRLQHINQAWQATLDSAMARGKLTIPDQRGGTNIIKLQMDYLNLSAMDSLNFDAAEEVVTDLPLIDIDSKQLLWRGVDLGSLKLNTERLINGIHFKHVQLASVAGTIDFSADWIKLVGGSSTQLTGKLNMNGFGLFLSQLGFTDDLRGTHAEINFNGGWRGAPQQFSAANLTGQMQLKFSDGRISSIEPGFGRLLGLIAMEQWAKRLSLDFTDVYRQGLAFDQITGDFKISNGLAYTDNLLIDAVSAKLSIAGTADLVKKTMDHRVAVVPKSSGAVPIAGTIVGGIAAVITQVVTDDYKEGYFFGSQYKLAGPWGNVEVTPLHDQDGLVQKAWRGLTGGWLESLSK; translated from the coding sequence TTGGTTATTCACCACGTTACCCGGGCTACCCGACACCTGTTGTTCTGGTCGCTGATCACGATTGCCCTCGTCTTGAGCGCGGTACGGGTTTTTTTGATCGACATTGCCGATTACCGCATCACGCTGGAACAAAAAGTCCGCGAGACCACCGGCATTCCGCTGCATATCGGCAAACTGGGCGCGAATATGCGCGGCTTCAGCCCGGAATTATTGTTGCGGGAAATCGCTATCGAAGGCGCCGAAGCCGGGGCGAAGCCGGCTATCCGTTTGCAAGAAGTTCGGATCGGTATCGATTTACTGGAATGGCTATTGACCCAGGACCCCATGGCCGCCAGTTGGGTGACACTGGTGGGCGCCAAACTGGATATTCTGCGTAATGAGGACGGCAGCCTCAGCATCAAAGGCCTGCAAAGCAGCGACGGGCAACCGCTGTGGCTGTTACAGGGCGGCAAATACGAGATCCTGCAAAGCCAGGTGACGTGGCAGGATCTGAAGCGGCATCGGCCGCCGGTAACGGTCGAACACTTCGATTTGCTGATCAAAAACCACTATCTGGATCAAAGCCACGAGATCCATCTAGTTAGCAGTTTACCGGAGCAATACGGCGATAACTTGCGCATTTCCGCCCAACTTGACGGCAATATCTTTCAGGCCAATGGCATCAACGGCCAAATTTATGTGGAAGGCAGCAATCTGCAAGGGCCGGCTTGGCTGATCGAGGATTTACCGCTGGGTTTGCATTTGGAATCCGGCTCGGGCGATATGCGGATCTGGAGCCAATGGCGCGACTCGATGCCTTACCAAGTTAGCGGTTATCTGCAAGGCCAACAGATTAAACTCGGCAGACAGCAAGGCAAACCGCTGCAACTCGACACCTTTGAAGGCAATCTGGCCTGGACCGAACAAAACGGCCGGCAACGTTGGAGTGCCTACGACGTCAACGTTTTCGCCAATCATCAGCGCTGGCGGGATGCCGAGCTCTATCTACAGCAGGATGCGCAAGGCAACCTCAGCGGCGTGATCAAACAGTTGAATCTGCAAGCCTTGATGCATTTGATACCGCCGTTTTTAACGGCAGAGCAAACGGATTGGGCTAAATGGCTGTCACTCAATCCACGCGGCACTTTGCGCGATCTGTCGTTTTACGCTGAGAGCAATCAGCAACGCTATGCGCTCAACGGCCATTTCAGCCAACTGGGCAACGATGCGCAAGGCGACGTGCCGCAATTACAAGAGCTAAGCGGCTCTATCATTGCCGGCGACCAGGGCGGGCAACTGATATTCGACAGTACCAACGCCAAATTCAATGCGCCGCAAATGTTTAGGAGTAGCCTGGACGTCCCGCGTTTACAAGGCCGAATCAACTGGCGGCAAACCGACAGCGACTGGCAAATCGCTAGCGAAAATCTGCAACTGGACAGCGCGGCCTTCCACACGCAGACCCATCTGCAACTCAGCATCCCCAAGAATGACGACAGCGCTGTCATCGATATGCGCACCCGTTTCGACAATTTCAAAGACATCAGTAATGTACCGCAATACCTGCCGGCCAAAATCATGGGTAAGGATGCGGTCGCCTGGCTGGACGATGCTTTTATCGGCGGGCATATCGACAAGGGCGAAATGCGCTTGAACGGAAGGTTAGCGGACTTCCCGTTCACTAACGGTCCCGGCCTATTTGAAGTAGTGTTTGAGATAGACGACGGCGAAATTCAGTTCAACGCCCTGTGGCCGCATTTGCGTGCGGTGCATGCCGATGTGCAATTCCTCGGCGCGGATCTGAACGTGGCGATTAACGGCGGCCATAGCGAAAACGTCGACATCAATCAAGCCGTGGTTTCGATTCCTGATCTGGCCAATAGCGATTATGTTTACGTGTTGGGCCAGGTGCAGAGTAAGCTGCCGCAAAGCTTGCAGTATCTGCAAAAAACCACGCTACGCGCCAAAATCGATCCGCTGGCTAAAGTGTTGGCCCCGGATGGTCATACCCAAGTCGACCTGGATCTGAAAATTGCTTACTACGAGACGTTGCCGACCACCGTCAAAGTCGATGCGCATCTGGATAAGGCTCGCTTGCTGGTCAAACCCGTCGATCTGGCCGTCAACGACATCAGCGGTGTGCTGCGCTTTACCGAAGACCGGGTCAGCAGCAACCGCCTGGAAGGCAGTACCCTGGGTTATCCGATACATGCCATCCTGCAAAGCGATGCCAGTGCCACGCAAATCCTGATAGACGGCACCACCGACATCAAGCGCTTGGAAAAACAATTCAGTTTCCTGAAAAACCAGGTTGCCGACGGCAGCTTGAATTATCAAACCGTATTGACGCTGCCTTACGATGCGGCTAAGCCGTCCACCCTGAGCATTAACAGCAACTTACAGGGCGTAACGATCAACACCCAGGATGCTCTGGCCAAATCGGCCGATCAAGAGCAAGCATTGAATCTAAGCTTTATTTTTAACAACAGCCCATACTTGCCACTAAAAATTACTTACGGTAAGGAGTTGAACGCTGCGCTGTTGATCGACGGCAAACAAAATCAACTGCATTCCGGGCATATAGTGTTCGGCCGGAACTCGGCGGACTTTTACGAACCGGTGGGGTTGAAGCTGGAAATCAAGCAGCCGCAATTCAAATTGTCCGACGCGCTTGCCGCATTCTCCGACAACGAAACCCAGCAACGTTTGCCGGCGTTAAAAGAAGTTATTCTGGATACCGAGCAACTGATCTGGCAAGGCCAGAACATCGGCGCGCTAAAATGCCGGTTGCAGCATATCAATCAAGCTTGGCAAGCCACGTTGGACAGCGCGATGGCACGCGGCAAATTGACGATCCCCGACCAGCGCGGCGGCACCAACATCATCAAGCTGCAAATGGATTATCTGAATTTGTCGGCGATGGATAGCCTGAATTTCGACGCGGCAGAAGAAGTCGTTACCGACTTGCCCTTGATCGACATCGACAGCAAGCAACTGCTATGGCGCGGCGTGGATTTGGGTAGCTTGAAGCTGAATACCGAGCGGCTGATCAACGGCATTCATTTCAAACACGTGCAACTGGCCAGCGTGGCCGGTACGATAGATTTCAGTGCGGACTGGATCAAACTGGTCGGCGGCAGTTCGACGCAATTAACCGGCAAGCTGAACATGAACGGTTTCGGCTTGTTTCTGTCGCAGCTAGGTTTTACCGACGATTTAAGAGGCACACACGCCGAAATCAATTTTAACGGCGGCTGGCGCGGCGCCCCGCAGCAATTTTCAGCGGCCAACCTGACCGGGCAAATGCAGTTGAAGTTCAGTGACGGCCGCATTTCCAGCATAGAGCCCGGCTTCGGCCGCTTGCTGGGTTTGATCGCCATGGAACAATGGGCTAAACGCTTGAGCCTGGATTTTACCGACGTCTACCGCCAGGGCTTGGCCTTTGATCAGATTACCGGCGACTTCAAAATCAGCAACGGCTTGGCATATACCGACAATTTATTGATAGACGCGGTATCGGCGAAACTCAGTATAGCCGGCACCGCCGACCTGGTAAAAAAGACCATGGACCACCGCGTTGCCGTCGTGCCCAAGAGTTCCGGGGCAGTGCCGATTGCTGGTACAATCGTGGGCGGTATCGCTGCCGTCATTACCCAAGTGGTGACTGACGATTACAAAGAAGGTTATTTTTTCGGCTCGCAATACAAGCTCGCCGGGCCCTGGGGCAATGTCGAGGTCACGCCGTTACACGATCAAGACGGCTTGGTGCAAAAGGCTTGGCGCGGCTTAACCGGCGGCTGGCTGGAGTCGCTGAGCAAATGA
- the rng gene encoding ribonuclease G: protein MSEEILINVTPPETRVAVIENGVLQELIIERVRQKGLVGNIYKGEVCRVLPGMQAAFVDIGLEKAAFLHLSDFSSKELAERASENIEHYLKEGQKLVVQVTKDPLGNKGARLTTDISIPSRYQVYMPYAGNSGVSQRIECESERTRLRACIEAYQLKHQVPGGFIARTAAECVEDVILYSDMTFLHKLWESILEKSSKAKVKTLIHEDLPLSIRTLRDLYKDGIEKIRVDSKETFLRLVEFAETFVPEIVSVIEHYSGERPVFDIYNVEDEISKALDRKVKLKSGGHLVFDQTESMTTVDVNTGGYVGGRNLEETIFKTNLEAAQTISRQLRLRNLGGIIIIDFIDMQSEDHKKQVLQALQRNLDKDHAKTKITEVSALGLVEMTRKRTRESLEHILCEPCSTCGGRGVLKTAESICLEIFREIIRVVRQYNVQQILVLASEQVVEMLLDEEADMLAELEMFLKVGIKIRAEAEYNQEHYDVVLL from the coding sequence ATGAGCGAAGAAATATTAATCAACGTCACGCCGCCGGAAACCCGAGTCGCGGTGATCGAAAACGGCGTCCTGCAAGAGCTGATTATCGAACGGGTCCGGCAAAAAGGTTTGGTCGGTAACATTTACAAAGGCGAAGTGTGCCGGGTGTTGCCGGGCATGCAGGCGGCTTTTGTGGATATTGGTTTGGAAAAGGCGGCGTTTTTGCATCTCTCCGATTTCAGCAGCAAGGAACTGGCCGAAAGAGCCTCGGAAAATATCGAACACTATTTAAAGGAAGGCCAAAAATTGGTGGTGCAAGTCACCAAAGATCCGCTCGGCAACAAAGGGGCGCGGTTGACCACCGATATTTCCATCCCGTCCCGCTACCAAGTTTACATGCCCTATGCCGGTAACTCCGGCGTCTCGCAACGTATCGAATGCGAATCCGAACGCACCCGCTTGCGGGCTTGCATCGAAGCCTATCAGCTGAAACACCAGGTGCCGGGCGGCTTCATCGCTCGCACCGCCGCCGAATGTGTGGAAGACGTGATTTTGTATTCCGACATGACTTTTTTGCACAAACTCTGGGAATCCATCCTGGAAAAAAGCAGCAAGGCCAAAGTCAAAACCCTGATCCATGAAGACCTGCCGCTCAGCATCCGCACCTTGCGGGATTTGTACAAGGACGGCATCGAAAAAATCCGCGTCGATTCCAAGGAAACCTTTCTACGCTTGGTCGAATTCGCCGAAACCTTCGTGCCGGAAATCGTTTCTGTGATCGAGCATTATTCGGGCGAGCGGCCGGTGTTCGATATTTACAACGTGGAAGACGAAATCAGCAAGGCCCTGGACCGCAAGGTTAAACTCAAATCCGGCGGCCATCTGGTATTCGATCAGACCGAGTCGATGACTACTGTCGACGTCAATACCGGCGGCTACGTCGGCGGTCGCAATCTGGAAGAAACCATCTTCAAGACCAATCTGGAAGCGGCGCAGACCATTTCCCGGCAATTGCGGCTACGGAATTTGGGCGGCATCATCATCATCGATTTCATCGATATGCAGAGCGAAGACCATAAAAAGCAGGTGTTGCAGGCCTTGCAGCGCAACCTGGACAAGGACCACGCCAAGACCAAGATCACCGAAGTATCCGCGCTGGGCCTGGTGGAAATGACCCGCAAACGTACCCGCGAAAGTTTGGAACACATTCTCTGCGAGCCTTGCTCGACCTGCGGCGGCCGCGGCGTCTTGAAAACCGCCGAATCAATCTGCCTGGAAATATTTCGGGAAATTATTCGCGTGGTCAGGCAATACAATGTCCAGCAAATCCTGGTACTGGCTTCCGAACAAGTCGTGGAAATGTTGCTCGACGAAGAAGCCGATATGCTGGCGGAGCTGGAAATGTTCTTGAAAGTCGGCATTAAAATCCGCGCCGAAGCCGAATATAACCAGGAGCACTACGACGTGGTGTTGTTATAG